A window of Aeromicrobium sp. Root236 contains these coding sequences:
- a CDS encoding ABC transporter permease: MTVIETVPADSEDTRGSSLPRYLALKAGGALISLALVVVLGFFMFRIIPGDPAINMTRGRQVSPGEVERLRQEMGLDQPLLVQFWRFVRDLFTGDLGTSYVYRRPVTDLIGDYIGPTLLLTGTAAIISVALGLWLGQKAAWRRGSWFDKIHTGVALVFWSVPTFWLGLLLLLVFGGGLGWFPTGGMSTAASTDTGMAHVLDVAHHLVLPVVTMVAVIYAQYLMVMRASVLEEMSADYLTTARAKGLREDLVRTRHAVPNALLPTVTLIFLTLGLLIAGTVTVETVFSWPGLGYLMYKGLSAPDFPLVQGCFVVFSAAVIVMNFIADLLYRVLDPRLKSS; the protein is encoded by the coding sequence ATGACCGTCATCGAGACGGTCCCCGCGGACAGCGAGGACACGAGGGGGTCCTCGCTGCCGCGGTACCTCGCACTCAAGGCCGGCGGTGCGCTCATCAGCCTCGCGCTGGTCGTGGTGCTCGGGTTCTTCATGTTCCGGATCATCCCCGGCGACCCGGCGATCAACATGACCCGCGGCCGCCAGGTCAGTCCCGGCGAGGTCGAGCGGCTCCGCCAGGAGATGGGCCTCGACCAGCCGCTGCTCGTGCAGTTCTGGCGCTTCGTCCGCGACCTGTTCACGGGTGACCTCGGCACCTCGTACGTCTATCGGCGCCCCGTCACCGACCTGATCGGCGACTACATCGGCCCGACGCTGCTGCTCACCGGCACCGCGGCGATCATCTCGGTCGCCCTCGGCCTGTGGCTCGGCCAGAAGGCGGCGTGGCGGCGCGGCAGCTGGTTCGACAAGATCCACACCGGCGTCGCGTTGGTGTTCTGGTCGGTGCCGACGTTCTGGCTCGGCCTCCTGCTGCTGCTCGTCTTCGGCGGCGGTCTCGGCTGGTTCCCCACCGGCGGCATGAGCACGGCCGCGTCGACCGACACCGGCATGGCGCACGTGCTCGACGTGGCCCACCACCTCGTGCTGCCGGTCGTCACGATGGTCGCGGTGATCTATGCGCAGTACCTCATGGTCATGCGCGCCTCGGTGCTCGAGGAGATGTCGGCCGACTACCTCACCACGGCTCGCGCCAAGGGCCTGCGCGAGGACCTCGTACGTACGCGGCACGCCGTGCCCAACGCGCTGCTGCCGACCGTGACCCTGATCTTCCTGACCCTCGGCCTGCTGATCGCCGGCACCGTGACGGTGGAGACGGTGTTCTCCTGGCCGGGCCTCGGCTACCTGATGTACAAGGGGCTCAGCGCGCCGGACTTCCCGCTGGTGCAGGGGTGCTTCGTGGTGTTCTCCGCCGCA